One segment of Hippopotamus amphibius kiboko isolate mHipAmp2 chromosome 2, mHipAmp2.hap2, whole genome shotgun sequence DNA contains the following:
- the KLHL25 gene encoding kelch-like protein 25 isoform X1 — MTSRRSMSVSVHETRKSRGSTGSMNITLFHKASHPDCVLAHLNTLRKHCMFTDVTLWAGDRAFPCHRAVLAASSRYFEAMFSHGLRESRDDTVNFQDNLHPEVLELLLDFAYSSRIVINEENAESLLEAGDMLQFHDVRDAAAEFLEKNLFPSNCLGMMLLSDAHQCRRLYEFSWRMCLVHFEAVRQSEDFNSLSKDTLLDLISSDELEAEDERVVFEAILQWVRHDLEQRKAHLPELLRGVRLALLPSDCLKEAVSGEALLMADERTRLIVDEALRCKARILQNDGVVTSPCARPRRAGHTLLILGGQTFMCDKIYQVDHKAKEIIPKADLPSPRKEFSASAIGCKVYVTGGRGSENGVSKDVWVYNTIHEEWSKAAPMLIARFGHGSAELENCLYVVGGHTSLAGVFPASPSVSLKQVEKYDPGANKWTMVAPLRDGVSNAAVVSAKLKLFVFGGASIHRDMVSKVQCYDPAENRWTIKAECPQPWRYTAAAVLGSQIFIMGGDTEFTAASAYRFDCETNQWTRIGDMTAKRMSCHALASGNKLYVVGGYFGTQRCKTLDCYDPTSDTWNCITTVPYSLIPTAFVSTWKHLPA, encoded by the coding sequence GTCGGCGCAGCATGTCGGTCAGCGTCCACGAGACCCGCAAGTCGCGGGGCAGCACAGGCTCCATGAACATCACACTCTTCCACAAGGCCTCGCACCCCGACTGCGTGCTGGCCCACCTCAACACGCTGCGCAAGCACTGCATGTTCACGGACGTCACGCTCTGGGCCGGCGACCGCGCCTTCCCCTGCCACCGCGCCGTGCTGGCCGCCTCCAGCCGCTACTTCGAGGCCATGTTCAGCCACGGGCTGCGGGAGAGCAGAGACGACACGGTCAACTTCCAGGACAACCTGCACCCCGAGgtgctggagctgctgctggacTTCGCCTACTCGTCCCGCATCGTCATCAACGAGGAGAACGCCGAGTCGCTGCTGGAGGCGGGCGACATGCTGCAGTTCCACGACGTGCGCGACGCGGCCGCCGAGTTCCTGGAGAAGAACCTGTTCCCGTCCAACTGCCTGGGCATGATGCTGCTGTCGGACGCCCACCAGTGCCGCCGGCTCTACGAGTTCTCGTGGCGCATGTGCCTGGTGCACTTTGAGGCCGTGCGGCAGAGCGAGGACTTCAACAGCCTGTCCAAGGACACCCTGCTGGACCTCATCTCGAGCGACGAGCTGGAGGCGGAGGACGAGCGTGTGGTCTTCGAGGCCATCCTGCAGTGGGTCAGGCACGACCTGGAGCAGCGCAAGGCCCACCTGCCCGAGCTCCTGCGCGGCGTGCGGCTGGCCCTGCTGCCGTCTGACTGCCTGAAGGAGGCCGTGTCCGGCGAGGCCCTGCTCATGGCCGACGAGCGCACGCGGCTCATCGTGGACGAGGCTCTGCGCTGCAAGGCCCGCATCCTGCAGAACGACGGCGTGGTCACCAGCCCCTGCGCCCGGCCGCGCAGGGCCGGCCACACGCTGCTCATCCTCGGGGGCCAGACCTTCATGTGCGACAAGATCTACCAGGTGGACCACAAGGCCAAGGAGATCATCCCCAAGGCAGACCTGCCCAGCCCCCGCAAGGAATTCAGCGCCTCGGCCATCGGCTGCAAGGTCTACGTGACCGGGGGCCGGGGCTCCGAGAACGGGGTCTCCAAGGACGTGTGGGTGTACAACACCATCCACGAGGAGTGGTCCAAGGCGGCGCCCATGCTCATCGCCCGCTTCGGCCACGGCTCGGCCGAGCTGGAGAACTGCCTGTACGTGGTCGGGGGGCACACGTCCCTGGCCGGCGTCTTCCCAGCCTCGCCGTCCGTCTCCCTGAAGCAGGTGGAGAAGTACGACCCCGGGGCGAACAAGTGGACGATGGTGGCCCCGCTGAGGGATGGCGTCAGCAACGCCGCGGTCGTGAGCGCCAAGCTGAAGCTCTTTGTTTTCGGGGGAGCCAGCATCCACCGGGACATGGTGTCCAAAGTGCAGTGCTACGACCCCGCGGAGAACCGGTGGACCATCAAGGCCGAGTGTCCCCAGCCTTGGCGCTACACCGCCGCCGCCGTGCTGGGCAGCCAGATCTTCATCATGGGAGGCGACACGGAGTTCACGGCCGCCTCGGCCTACCGCTTCGACTGCGAGACCAACCAGTGGACGCGGATCGGGGACATGACCGCCAAGCGCATGTCCTGCCACGCCCTGGCCTCGGGCAACAAGCTCTACGTGGTGGGGGGCTACTTCGGGACCCAGCGCTGTAAGACCCTGGACTGCTACGACCCCACCTCGGACACGTGGAACTGCATCACCACCGTGCCCTACTCCCTCATCCCCACGGCCTTCGTCAGCACCTGGAAGCACCTGCCCGCGTGA
- the KLHL25 gene encoding kelch-like protein 25 isoform X3 yields the protein MSVSVHETRKSRGSTGSMNITLFHKASHPDCVLAHLNTLRKHCMFTDVTLWAGDRAFPCHRAVLAASSRYFEAMFSHGLRESRDDTVNFQDNLHPEVLELLLDFAYSSRIVINEENAESLLEAGDMLQFHDVRDAAAEFLEKNLFPSNCLGMMLLSDAHQCRRLYEFSWRMCLVHFEAVRQSEDFNSLSKDTLLDLISSDELEAEDERVVFEAILQWVRHDLEQRKAHLPELLRGVRLALLPSDCLKEAVSGEALLMADERTRLIVDEALRCKARILQNDGVVTSPCARPRRAGHTLLILGGQTFMCDKIYQVDHKAKEIIPKADLPSPRKEFSASAIGCKVYVTGGRGSENGVSKDVWVYNTIHEEWSKAAPMLIARFGHGSAELENCLYVVGGHTSLAGVFPASPSVSLKQVEKYDPGANKWTMVAPLRDGVSNAAVVSAKLKLFVFGGASIHRDMVSKVQCYDPAENRWTIKAECPQPWRYTAAAVLGSQIFIMGGDTEFTAASAYRFDCETNQWTRIGDMTAKRMSCHALASGNKLYVVGGYFGTQRCKTLDCYDPTSDTWNCITTVPYSLIPTAFVSTWKHLPA from the coding sequence ATGTCGGTCAGCGTCCACGAGACCCGCAAGTCGCGGGGCAGCACAGGCTCCATGAACATCACACTCTTCCACAAGGCCTCGCACCCCGACTGCGTGCTGGCCCACCTCAACACGCTGCGCAAGCACTGCATGTTCACGGACGTCACGCTCTGGGCCGGCGACCGCGCCTTCCCCTGCCACCGCGCCGTGCTGGCCGCCTCCAGCCGCTACTTCGAGGCCATGTTCAGCCACGGGCTGCGGGAGAGCAGAGACGACACGGTCAACTTCCAGGACAACCTGCACCCCGAGgtgctggagctgctgctggacTTCGCCTACTCGTCCCGCATCGTCATCAACGAGGAGAACGCCGAGTCGCTGCTGGAGGCGGGCGACATGCTGCAGTTCCACGACGTGCGCGACGCGGCCGCCGAGTTCCTGGAGAAGAACCTGTTCCCGTCCAACTGCCTGGGCATGATGCTGCTGTCGGACGCCCACCAGTGCCGCCGGCTCTACGAGTTCTCGTGGCGCATGTGCCTGGTGCACTTTGAGGCCGTGCGGCAGAGCGAGGACTTCAACAGCCTGTCCAAGGACACCCTGCTGGACCTCATCTCGAGCGACGAGCTGGAGGCGGAGGACGAGCGTGTGGTCTTCGAGGCCATCCTGCAGTGGGTCAGGCACGACCTGGAGCAGCGCAAGGCCCACCTGCCCGAGCTCCTGCGCGGCGTGCGGCTGGCCCTGCTGCCGTCTGACTGCCTGAAGGAGGCCGTGTCCGGCGAGGCCCTGCTCATGGCCGACGAGCGCACGCGGCTCATCGTGGACGAGGCTCTGCGCTGCAAGGCCCGCATCCTGCAGAACGACGGCGTGGTCACCAGCCCCTGCGCCCGGCCGCGCAGGGCCGGCCACACGCTGCTCATCCTCGGGGGCCAGACCTTCATGTGCGACAAGATCTACCAGGTGGACCACAAGGCCAAGGAGATCATCCCCAAGGCAGACCTGCCCAGCCCCCGCAAGGAATTCAGCGCCTCGGCCATCGGCTGCAAGGTCTACGTGACCGGGGGCCGGGGCTCCGAGAACGGGGTCTCCAAGGACGTGTGGGTGTACAACACCATCCACGAGGAGTGGTCCAAGGCGGCGCCCATGCTCATCGCCCGCTTCGGCCACGGCTCGGCCGAGCTGGAGAACTGCCTGTACGTGGTCGGGGGGCACACGTCCCTGGCCGGCGTCTTCCCAGCCTCGCCGTCCGTCTCCCTGAAGCAGGTGGAGAAGTACGACCCCGGGGCGAACAAGTGGACGATGGTGGCCCCGCTGAGGGATGGCGTCAGCAACGCCGCGGTCGTGAGCGCCAAGCTGAAGCTCTTTGTTTTCGGGGGAGCCAGCATCCACCGGGACATGGTGTCCAAAGTGCAGTGCTACGACCCCGCGGAGAACCGGTGGACCATCAAGGCCGAGTGTCCCCAGCCTTGGCGCTACACCGCCGCCGCCGTGCTGGGCAGCCAGATCTTCATCATGGGAGGCGACACGGAGTTCACGGCCGCCTCGGCCTACCGCTTCGACTGCGAGACCAACCAGTGGACGCGGATCGGGGACATGACCGCCAAGCGCATGTCCTGCCACGCCCTGGCCTCGGGCAACAAGCTCTACGTGGTGGGGGGCTACTTCGGGACCCAGCGCTGTAAGACCCTGGACTGCTACGACCCCACCTCGGACACGTGGAACTGCATCACCACCGTGCCCTACTCCCTCATCCCCACGGCCTTCGTCAGCACCTGGAAGCACCTGCCCGCGTGA